The Sphingomonas sp. OV641 region AAAACATCGGCCGATCAGCTGCCGTGGCGGGCGAACAGGCGGCGGCCGCTGGGACCAAAGGCGACCACGTCATAGGCTTGCGCCTTGACGCCCGGCACTTCCATTCCTGGCGAGCCGAACGGCATGCCGCCGACCGCGAGGCCTCGCACGCCCTTGGGCCGGGTCGAAAGAGCCCGCTTCATGTCGGCGATCGGCACGTGGCCCTCGAAAGCGATGCCATCGGCGATTGCGGTGT contains the following coding sequences:
- a CDS encoding DUF411 domain-containing protein — encoded protein: AASAATPIVMHRDPGCGCCAKWAAQVQQQLGRQVRVVDDPNRPALQKRAGVPADVSSCHTAIADGIAFEGHVPIADMKRALSTRPKGVRGLAVGGMPFGSPGMEVPGVKAQAYDVVAFGPSGRRLFARHGS